A genomic window from Gemmatimonadales bacterium includes:
- the selD gene encoding selenide, water dikinase SelD, which translates to MPDTPIDQRPAIRLTSLSHGAGUACKLGSADLAQVLRALPMVEDPQVLVDAATRDDAAVYRIAPDRALVATVDFFTPIVDDPAAWGAIAAANALSDVYAMGATPLFALNLVGWPREKLSFEMLGEVLRGAAETCARARCLVLGGHSVDDPEPKFGLAVVGEVHPDRMLTNSGACAGDLLVLTKPLGTGILATALKRGALLEAGMADAVQSMSALNEGAARAALRVGVSAATDVTGFGLLGHLANLLDASRVGAEVEFDALPILPHARNLATRGFVPGGTTRNLEAANDRVDWAADLEETDRVLAVDAQTSGGLLLAVPPENEAALLTALRTEGTPAAATIGRLVAEPVGRIRVTRRPYTAPVST; encoded by the coding sequence ATGCCAGACACCCCGATCGACCAGCGGCCCGCGATCCGACTCACGTCGCTCTCGCACGGCGCCGGCTGAGCCTGCAAGCTCGGCTCCGCCGACCTCGCGCAGGTTCTGCGCGCCCTGCCTATGGTCGAGGACCCGCAGGTCCTCGTTGACGCGGCCACGCGAGATGACGCGGCCGTTTACCGGATCGCGCCCGACCGCGCCCTCGTGGCGACGGTGGATTTCTTCACGCCCATCGTGGACGACCCGGCGGCGTGGGGTGCCATTGCGGCAGCGAATGCATTGAGCGATGTGTACGCGATGGGGGCGACGCCGCTCTTCGCGCTCAACCTGGTGGGCTGGCCGCGGGAAAAGCTTTCGTTCGAGATGCTGGGCGAGGTGCTGCGGGGCGCCGCGGAAACCTGCGCGCGCGCGCGCTGCCTCGTGCTGGGCGGGCATTCGGTGGACGACCCCGAGCCGAAGTTCGGGCTCGCCGTCGTCGGCGAGGTACATCCCGACCGGATGCTCACCAACTCGGGCGCCTGCGCCGGCGACCTGCTCGTGCTCACCAAGCCGCTCGGCACCGGCATTCTGGCGACGGCACTCAAGCGCGGCGCGCTGCTCGAGGCAGGGATGGCCGACGCAGTGCAATCGATGAGCGCGCTCAACGAGGGCGCGGCGCGGGCGGCGCTCCGAGTGGGAGTGAGCGCCGCGACCGACGTGACCGGCTTCGGGCTGCTCGGGCACCTTGCGAACCTGCTCGACGCGAGCCGGGTCGGCGCCGAGGTGGAGTTCGACGCGCTCCCGATCCTGCCGCACGCGCGGAATCTGGCGACGCGCGGGTTCGTGCCGGGCGGCACCACGCGCAACCTCGAAGCCGCGAACGACCGCGTCGATTGGGCGGCTGACCTGGAGGAGACCGATCGCGTGCTCGCCGTCGATGCGCAGACCTCCGGCGGCCTGCTGCTCGCCGTGCCACCAGAGAACGAAGCGGCGCTCCTCACGGCGCTCCGCACCGAGGGGACGCCGGCGGCGGCGACTATCGGGCGGCTCGTGGCAGAGCCGGTGGGGCGCATCCGCGTCACGCGGCGGCCGTACACCGCGCCGGTGTCGACGTAG
- a CDS encoding amidohydrolase family protein yields the protein MTRTSAGAVATLALATLAGAGVLAACNAWTPDGVALVGATVFDGTGAPPRRDAVVVVRDGHIEAVTTRAGFSLPRRTTEVDVRGKWIIPGLIDAHAHVAPWALTRYLAWGVTTVRDVHGTLDTILALRQRANTDQVPSPRIYSAGAMIDGRPPTYADAIPVDDASDARRAVDRLAVAGVDLIKVYTRVDPPVLKAIIDEANTFHLPVAGHLGLTDAVTAARLGLRSDEHMSGVPEASLADPSALLSAHYRGFWPGWTAFEQSWAGLDSAALDRVARELAARHVVVVPTLVLHETFSRLEDTLVTARPELRAVPAAEQTRWDVPGMIARAGWGRSDLAAFRRSRPMQDLFLRRFRAAGGTVATGTDASNQLLIPGFSVHQELELLVHAGFTPAEALLAATRNGAALIGADSLGTIVAGKAADLVVLRADPLDDIRNTRKVERVMLRGRLMPADSIRKAW from the coding sequence GTGACCCGCACTAGCGCAGGCGCCGTCGCGACGCTCGCCCTTGCGACACTTGCCGGGGCGGGTGTCCTCGCCGCTTGCAATGCGTGGACGCCCGACGGCGTCGCACTCGTCGGCGCCACGGTGTTCGACGGCACCGGTGCGCCGCCCCGGCGCGACGCCGTCGTGGTGGTGCGGGACGGTCACATCGAGGCCGTGACGACGCGGGCCGGCTTTTCCCTGCCCCGCCGCACGACCGAGGTCGACGTCCGCGGAAAGTGGATCATCCCGGGGCTCATCGACGCCCATGCGCACGTGGCACCCTGGGCCCTCACCCGCTATCTCGCCTGGGGTGTCACCACCGTGCGCGACGTGCACGGCACGCTCGACACCATCCTGGCGCTCCGCCAGCGAGCCAACACCGATCAGGTGCCGAGCCCGCGGATCTACAGTGCGGGAGCCATGATTGATGGGCGGCCACCGACCTACGCGGACGCGATCCCGGTGGACGACGCGTCGGACGCGCGGCGCGCGGTGGACCGACTGGCAGTGGCGGGAGTGGATCTTATCAAGGTGTACACTCGGGTGGACCCCCCGGTGCTCAAGGCCATCATTGACGAGGCGAACACCTTCCATCTGCCGGTCGCAGGACACCTTGGCCTCACCGACGCGGTGACGGCCGCCCGCCTGGGGCTCCGCTCCGACGAGCACATGAGCGGCGTGCCCGAGGCATCGCTGGCGGATCCATCGGCGCTCCTGAGCGCGCACTATCGCGGCTTCTGGCCAGGCTGGACCGCGTTCGAGCAGAGCTGGGCAGGGCTCGACTCCGCCGCGCTCGATCGGGTGGCCCGCGAGCTGGCGGCGCGGCATGTGGTCGTGGTGCCGACGCTCGTCCTGCACGAGACGTTCAGCCGGCTCGAAGATACCCTGGTCACCGCGCGCCCCGAGCTCCGCGCCGTGCCCGCGGCCGAGCAGACCCGGTGGGACGTGCCGGGGATGATCGCACGCGCCGGCTGGGGCCGGTCCGACTTGGCGGCGTTCCGCCGCTCGCGCCCGATGCAGGATCTCTTCCTCAGGCGCTTCCGCGCGGCCGGCGGCACAGTGGCGACCGGCACCGACGCATCAAACCAGCTTCTCATCCCAGGCTTCAGCGTGCACCAGGAGCTCGAGCTTCTGGTGCACGCGGGGTTCACGCCGGCGGAGGCGCTGCTCGCGGCCACCCGGAACGGCGCGGCGCTGATCGGCGCCGACTCGCTGGGCACAATCGTGGCAGGCAAGGCGGCCGACCTCGTCGTGCTCCGCGCCGACCCGCTCGACGACATCCGCAACACCCGCAAGGTCGAGCGCGTGATGCTGCGCGGGCGGCTCATGCCGGCCGATTCCATCCGCAAGGCCTGGTGA
- a CDS encoding nuclear transport factor 2 family protein: MRLHVLLLVVLVGACRTPAPETVAPEAAAREAPRGAELTALFAGQLERDADAWNRGDLDGFMASYARDTSTSFIDAGHARYGFEFIRSRYAPRFAPGAERDSLRFEEIAARSLGRRHALVTARFVLFRNGRTTASGPFTLVLERRPEGWKIIHDHSSSDPH; this comes from the coding sequence ATGCGTCTGCACGTCCTCCTGCTGGTCGTGCTGGTTGGTGCCTGCCGTACGCCGGCGCCGGAGACCGTCGCGCCTGAAGCTGCTGCGCGGGAGGCGCCGCGTGGCGCCGAGCTCACGGCGCTCTTTGCCGGGCAACTTGAGCGGGACGCGGACGCCTGGAACCGCGGCGACCTCGACGGGTTCATGGCGTCCTACGCGCGCGACACGTCAACCAGCTTCATCGATGCCGGGCACGCCCGGTACGGGTTCGAGTTCATCCGTTCGCGCTACGCCCCGCGGTTCGCTCCCGGCGCCGAGCGCGACAGCCTCAGATTCGAGGAGATCGCCGCGCGTTCGCTCGGACGAAGGCACGCGCTCGTCACCGCGAGGTTCGTGCTCTTCCGCAACGGCCGGACCACGGCGAGCGGGCCGTTCACGCTGGTGCTCGAGCGCCGCCCCGAGGGATGGAAAATCATCCACGACCATTCGTCGAGTGACCCGCACTAG